One Nocardioides luti DNA window includes the following coding sequences:
- a CDS encoding S1C family serine protease, whose amino-acid sequence MDNDPFLPQQPPPATPDHATGPGPAEAATPAPRRHGWRGVLAGAAAGALMATAVAVPVAWRVAGHQDASTGSTAVATSPVAGTTDGTTDGGTATLPDTGTLPDQGTLPGQAPGSGTGGGTTYGGPAQSSSATRTDATDAQSAGVVLIDTTLTDGTGAGTGLVIGSDGLVLTNYHVVEDSTDVQVTIATTGKTYDAEVVGHDEAADVALLRLDDASGLTTVALDDDGGAAVDDAVTAIGNAEGQGYLSASSGDVVAVDQDITTSSSDGSADESLTGLLEMDAAVVPGYSGGALLDAEGEVVGITTAASSGQVAESYAVPIATALAVVDQIESGTETSAVEIGPSAYLGIGVASQGTGGVTVAEVESGQAAAGAGIVAGDTVTGLGGTRITSYDDLRSVLAAHEPGDSVRIAWTDADGAAHHATVTLGSSPVN is encoded by the coding sequence CAACGACCCCTTCCTCCCCCAGCAGCCCCCGCCCGCCACGCCGGACCACGCGACCGGCCCAGGACCCGCCGAGGCGGCCACCCCCGCACCCCGCCGCCACGGCTGGCGCGGGGTGCTCGCGGGCGCCGCGGCCGGCGCGCTGATGGCCACCGCCGTGGCCGTCCCGGTCGCCTGGCGCGTCGCCGGGCACCAGGACGCAAGCACCGGCTCGACCGCGGTCGCCACTTCCCCCGTGGCCGGCACGACCGACGGCACCACCGACGGGGGCACGGCCACGCTGCCGGACACCGGCACCCTCCCGGACCAGGGCACCCTTCCCGGCCAGGCCCCGGGCAGCGGCACCGGGGGCGGCACGACGTACGGCGGCCCCGCCCAGTCCTCGTCGGCCACCCGGACCGACGCGACGGACGCGCAGTCCGCCGGCGTCGTCCTCATCGACACCACCCTCACGGACGGCACCGGCGCGGGCACCGGCCTGGTGATCGGCAGCGACGGCCTGGTGCTCACGAACTACCACGTCGTCGAGGACTCCACGGACGTCCAGGTCACGATCGCCACCACCGGCAAGACGTACGACGCCGAGGTGGTCGGCCACGACGAGGCGGCCGACGTCGCGCTGCTGCGGCTCGACGACGCGAGCGGCCTCACGACGGTCGCCCTCGACGACGACGGCGGCGCCGCGGTCGACGACGCGGTCACGGCGATCGGCAACGCGGAGGGCCAGGGCTACCTGTCGGCCTCCTCCGGCGACGTCGTCGCGGTGGACCAGGACATCACCACGAGCAGCAGCGACGGCAGCGCCGACGAGAGCCTGACCGGACTGCTCGAGATGGACGCCGCCGTGGTGCCCGGCTACTCGGGCGGGGCGCTGCTCGACGCCGAGGGCGAGGTCGTCGGCATCACGACCGCGGCGTCCAGCGGCCAGGTGGCGGAGAGCTACGCCGTCCCGATCGCCACGGCGCTCGCCGTCGTCGACCAGATCGAGTCCGGCACCGAGACGTCCGCGGTCGAGATCGGTCCGTCGGCCTACCTCGGCATCGGCGTCGCCTCCCAGGGGACCGGCGGCGTCACCGTCGCGGAGGTCGAGAGCGGCCAGGCGGCGGCCGGCGCCGGCATCGTCGCCGGCGACACGGTCACGGGGCTCGGCGGCACCCGGATCACGTCGTACGACGACCTCCGCAGCGTGCTGGCCGCCCACGAGCCGGGCGACTCCGTACGGATCGCCTGGACCGACGCCGACGGCGCCGCCCACCACGCGACCGTCACGCTCGGCTCGTCCCCGGTGAACTAG